The Triticum aestivum cultivar Chinese Spring chromosome 7B, IWGSC CS RefSeq v2.1, whole genome shotgun sequence genome window below encodes:
- the LOC123157657 gene encoding uncharacterized protein, whose amino-acid sequence MADSGQFVVTIGLTNINTTRQDPINVTSSRNLLPSCHVSSSSNNDDFELLWRHRKYLVLLGVLAVGVTYNAGLTPPGGSWTLNVDGHLAGDPVMHDGFSERYKVFFYCNAAAFAASLVLIILLLSKSVTRKRMWLHSMQLTMILDLFSLLGAYAAGSFRALKSSIYIWVLVLAVIIYVGIHTLVSTRFIPRKLKRNLQNMINTVLIKRGFLVRQVSIPLENVEEARKFILMLVTFAATITYQAGLNPPGGFWAENNHGSNKLHMALPLYNHHPATSVLKSNYLRRYNIFITSNSTSFVTSLVIIILLLSPKLSGHGIRTKAMIVCVVVDLLCLIVAYAAGCCRDVATSFYVVFIIVIVWISFAILAGFFVTRPVANWLQKVKSSSLWCVRKLGRALSLSFRGHRSSNAEQDNSYASNHQPSVRSTDAPAEDNTPEPQDQPAEELPNIREDVSYEEHAPAEERNHISDDEEAVDNSQHLSGNSQQSANIQDVASNTECQSPDVQRVAKMDEDVSSSPHPAGNCQRSEHGMGVVSNWEYGSTEGKQDASMEAAKSSTEQEYDPLLSQTANSMCRVSDDQKIASMKEHSSADDPEITVPLPKQNISASQSNGDTSDDIVDEGFSEHVGAAGNADRAEQNIVVEADNPRTEIRISDNYPTQSENGHIDSNQVVPNQNADGIRTEKHLKKTRTCMLLLAILAVSLAYQSGLNPPGGFWSRRKDHHSAADRILEDTHHRRFIAFFYLNAIAFVASIVMITLLLNKMVRDKVTKWRALPITMIVVLLSLTGAFALGNCREAKKTIFISVLVCSVLAYVLIHVLIAVHIIPPGWRRQVAEMLEQSVSLFCSVPRQSGDNQTGSGTSEKELGRRRNLLLTISILAVTVTYQAGMNPPGGVWSDDKHATGTPGNPILQDTHPKRYDVFYYSNSVSFVSSVVVTILLVNKESCEYGIKSYALRVCLVAGLLGLLIAYVAGSCRNIKQSIYLSAIAMGVLVSLLIQVLLSSMHDTLGKPLAKCLGFLHDLLFHAEGEQVNTLVSPEASVDVRSEASVDVRPEASVVEEEKVRKRHKYLMLLAILAASIAYQAGLNPPGGFWSDDKDHVPGNPVLRDINHRRYKIFFWFNSFAFMASIVVIMLLLNKSIRKKAVSLGVLHLIMILDMLALMTAFAAGSCRKLRTSVYVYALVGGVVVILLLLIIVTSAIAKYRKPREGGGTNSPRRPEPVSGANTPA is encoded by the coding sequence ATGGCAGACAGTGGGCAGTTCGTGGTCACCATTGGTCTGACGAACATCAACACCACGAGGCAAGATCCCATCAATGTCACATCCAGCAGAAATTTGTTACCCTCTTGCCATGTATCCAGCTCCAGCAACAATGATGATTTTGAGCTATTGTGGAGACATCGTAAATATTTGGTACTTCTTGGAGTCCTAGCAGTTGGTGTGACATACAATGCTGGATTAACACCGCCAGGGGGATCGTGGACACTAAACGTGGATGGTCATCTTGCTGGTGACCCTGTCATGCATGATGGCTTTTCTGAACGATATAAGGTGTTCTTTTACTGCAATGCAGCAGCCTTCGCTGCATCTCTTGTCTTAATCATCTTGCTTCTCAGTAAGAGTGTGACAAGGAAGAGGATGTGGCTCCACTCAATGCAATTAACCATGATACTAGACCTATTCAGCCTGCTGGGGGCTTATGCTGCCGGAAGTTTCAGGGCACTCAAATCATCCATTTACATCTGGGTTCTAGTCCTTGCTGTTATCATATATGTTGGGATCCATACCCTAGTATCCACAAGGTTTATTCCAAGAAAATTGAAACGGAATCTGCAGAACATGATAAATACAGTTCTAATCAAACGGGGTTTCCTTGTGAGGCAAGTGAGCATCCCTTTAGAGAACGTTGAGGAGGCTCGCAAGTTCATTTTGATGCTTGTAACTTTTGCTGCTACTATCACCTACCAAGCAGGATTGAATCCACCGGGCGGCTTTTGGGCTGAAAACAACCATGGTTCTAATAAGCTGCATATGGCCCTTCCTCTTTACAATCATCATCCGGCTACTTCTGTTCTCAAAAGTAACTACCTTCGTCGTTATAATATATTTATCACTTCCAATTCAACTTCCTTCGTGACATCTTTGGTCATAATCATACTACTTCTGAGCCCAAAATTGAGTGGACATGGAATAAGGACCAAAGCAATGATTGTATGTGTGGTAGTGGACCTATTGTGCCTAATTGTTGCATATGCTGCAGGATGTTGTAGAGATGTAGCAACATCATTCTATGTGGTGTTTATCATCGTCATAGTTTGGATCTCCTTTGCAATTTTAGCTGGATTCTTTGTTACCAGGCCTGTAGCAAATTGGCTACAAAAGGTCAAATCAAGCAGCCTGTGGTGTGTGAGAAAATTGGGTCGTGCACTTTCATTGAGCTTTCGTGGCCACAGATCAAGCAATGCAGAGCAGGACAATTCTTACGCAAGCAATCATCAACCTTCAGTCCGTTCAACTGATGCACCTGCAGAAGATAATACTCCTGAGCCACAAGACCAGCCTGCAGAGGAACTTCCAAATATCAGAGAGGATGTGTCCTATGAGGAGCATGCACCTGCAGAAGAAAGAAATCATATTTCAGATGATGAAGAGGCTGTGGATAACTCACAGCATCTGTCAGGGAACAGCCAGCAATCAGCAAATATCCAGGATGTTGCGTCCAACACAGAGTGCCAGTCTCCAGATGTCCAGCGTGTTGCAAAAATGGATGAGGATGTGTCCAGCTCACCGCATCCTGCTGGGAACTGTCAACGATCAGAACATGGCATGGGTGTCGTGTCTAACTGGGAGTATGGGTCTACAGAAGGCAAGCAAGATGCAAGTATGGAGGCAGCTAAATCTAGCACTGAGCAAGAGTATGACCCATTACTAAGCCAAACTGCAAATAGCATGTGCCGTGTGTCAGATGACCAGAAAATTGCAAGTATGAAGGAGCATTCTTCAGCTGATGATCCCGAGATCACTGTTCCTTTACCCAAGCAAAATATCTCAGCCAGTCAGAGTAATGGAGACACTAGTGATGACATAGTGGATGAAGGGTTTTCTGAACATGTGGGAGCCGCTGGTAATGCGGACCGTGCTGAACAAAATATTGTGGTTGAAGCTGATAATCCTCGTACTGAGATTCGTATCAGTGATAACTATCCTACACAATCTGAGAATGGACATATTGACAGCAATCAAGTAGTACCCAATCAAAATGCTGACGGCATTCGAACTGAGAAGCATCTGAAGAAGACCCGCACATGTATGTTGCTTCTTGCCATTCTTGCAGTATCTCTGGCATACCAATCAGGCCTGAATCCACCAGGTGGATtttggtcaagacgtaaagatcatcATTCAGCTGCTGATCGCATCCTTGAGGACACCCACCATCGCCGGTTCATTGCATTCTTCTATCTCAATGCAATCGCCTTTGTGGCATCCATTGTCATGATCACTTTGCTCTTGAACAAGATGGTGAGAGACAAGGTTACCAAATGGCGTGCATTGCCAATAACAATGATAGTGGTCCTACTTTCCCTGACCGGAGCTTTTGCTTTGGGGAACTGCAGGGAGGCAAAGAAGACTATTTTCATATCAGTGCTCGTATGCAGTGTACTTGCTTATGTTCTCATTCATGTCTTGATAGCAGTACATATAATTCCTCCAGGATGGAGAAGGCAGGTGGCAGAGATGCTAGAGCAGTCAGTTAGTCTTTTTTGCTCAGTGCCACGTCAATCAGGCGACAACCAGACTGGGAGCGGTACTAGTGAGAAGGAGTTGGGAAGGCGGCGTAATCTTCTATTGACCATTTCTATTTTAGCTGTGACTGTCACATACCAAGCTGGCATGAACCCTCCAGGAGGTGTCTGGTCTGATGACAAGCATGCCACGGGAACTCCGGGCAATCCAATCCTTCAGGATACCCATCCAAAACGCTATGATGTGTTCTACTACTCAAATTCAGTTTCATTTGTGTCATCTGTGGTCGTCACAATATTACTTGTGAATAAGGAATCCTGTGAGTATGGAATCAAGTCCTATGCACTGCGAGTGTGTTTGGTGGCGGGCTTGCTTGGCCTCCTCATTGCCTATGTTGCAggaagttgcagaaatattaaacaGTCCATATATCTGAGCGCCATTGCTATGGGAGTTCTGGTCTCCCTTTTGATTCAAGTTCTGCTCTCTTCGATGCATGATACACTGGGAAAACCATTGGCTAAGTGTCTAGGATTTCTACACGATCTTCTCTTCCATGCAGAGGGTGAACAAGTAAACACTCTTGTGAGTCCAGAAGCTTCAGTTGACGTGAGGTCAGAAGCTTCAGTTGACGTGAGGCCAGAAGCTTCAGTTGTCGAAGAAGAAAAGGTGAGAAAGAGACACAAGTATCTGATGCTTCTTGCAATTTTAGCGGCATCGATCGCATACCAAGCTGGTCTGAACCCACCTGGTGGATTTTGGTCTGATGATAAGGACCATGTACCAGGCAATCCCGTCCTTCGTGATATTAATCACCGACGGTACAAGATCTTCTTCTGGTTCAATTCTTTCGCATTCATGGCATCCATTGTCGTCATCATGCTGCTGCTGAATAAATCTATCAGGAAGAAGGCTGTGTCACTTGGGGTATTGCACTTGATCATGATATTGGATATGCTGGCTCTCATGACAGCTTTTGCTGCGGGAAGCTGCCGCAAATTGAGGACTTCAGTGTATGTCTATGCACTAGTTGGCGGTGTTGTAGTAATCCTGCTGCTCCTAATTATTGTGACAAGTGCAATTGCAAAATATCGGAAGCCAAGAGAGGGAGGTGGGACTAACTCCCCGAGACGTCCTGAACCTGTTTCAGGAGCAAACACACCGGCATGA